A window of Phyllobacterium sp. T1293 contains these coding sequences:
- a CDS encoding IS30 family transposase, which yields MNGLLRHTYSQITLDERRKIERWRAAKISVDIIAEKLGRHRSTIFRELKRNSFDDPEMRELTGYYGLVADTKSKDRRYNLRKLMRRPLLREAIIERIRHGWSPEQIAGRLKLEEARHGMSVCHGTIYRFAYSKDGQAIKLWHHLPERRARRRPRRARRCYGRRFSPELSILHRPDSVRERKQFGHWECDLIQFRKKFGEANITSLVERVSRFTVFLRNNDRQSRPIMERLIRTLEALPVRARRSITFDRGTEFTDWPHLQAGLGTQTWFCDPQSPWQKGTVENTNRRARRWLSRDVDPLAISDIELHRVCNQLNTTPRKCLGFRTPAEVFRQKVMARRQ from the coding sequence ATGAATGGACTGCTTCGGCACACCTACTCCCAGATCACGCTTGATGAGCGGCGTAAGATCGAGCGCTGGCGCGCCGCAAAGATCAGCGTTGATATTATTGCCGAGAAACTGGGGCGGCATCGCTCGACGATCTTTCGCGAACTGAAGCGCAATAGTTTCGATGATCCCGAGATGCGAGAACTGACGGGTTATTACGGTCTGGTGGCCGATACGAAGTCAAAGGACCGGCGTTACAATCTGCGCAAACTGATGCGACGGCCGCTGCTGCGCGAGGCTATCATCGAGCGTATCCGCCACGGCTGGTCACCCGAACAGATCGCAGGCCGCCTCAAGCTGGAAGAAGCGCGACACGGCATGAGTGTCTGTCATGGGACGATCTACCGGTTTGCCTATTCGAAAGATGGTCAGGCGATCAAACTGTGGCACCACCTGCCGGAGCGTCGCGCCCGACGCCGTCCGCGGCGTGCCCGGCGCTGTTATGGCCGCCGGTTCAGCCCGGAACTGAGTATCCTGCATCGACCAGACAGCGTGCGTGAACGCAAGCAGTTCGGTCATTGGGAGTGTGATCTCATTCAGTTCAGGAAGAAGTTCGGCGAAGCCAATATCACTTCTCTGGTTGAGCGGGTCAGTCGCTTTACCGTGTTCCTGCGCAACAATGACCGGCAGTCGCGGCCGATCATGGAGCGTCTGATACGGACGCTGGAAGCCCTGCCCGTCCGTGCGCGCCGGTCAATTACCTTTGACCGAGGCACCGAATTCACCGATTGGCCACACCTACAAGCTGGGCTTGGAACTCAGACATGGTTCTGCGATCCGCAGTCGCCCTGGCAAAAAGGCACCGTCGAGAACACAAATCGCCGGGCACGCAGATGGCTTTCGAGGGATGTCGATCCCCTGGCCATTAGCGATATCGAACTGCACCGCGTCTGCAACCAGCTCAACACCACCCCCCGCAAATGTCTGGGCTTCAGGACACCGGCCGAAGTCTTCCGGCAAAAGGTCATGGCAAGGAGGCAGTGA
- a CDS encoding bifunctional diguanylate cyclase/phosphodiesterase, protein MLTVYNCIVNEHDVRLVFLAAAICIFSCLTAVDLLRHARYSAHRTIWLCVSAASCGFGIWATHFIAMMAFSPGLPNGYDGLLTVLSLFIAILVTGFGSFIALTAKWKNADLAGGAIIGTGIAAMHFTGMSAFEVEGRIVWDPIFVAAAFGVGIILGAFAIRLALSQAEDKTRHAAAALLTLAICGHHFIAMSAVSITPDSSIFVPENAIPANFVAVTVALVSTFILIGSSIALTIDVRNRRYRLELRRMHKLVNAAVEGLVICDGEIIVTANESFCALTDTDDSRLAGSSIAAFLPDARLRSKLLSDQNELIEADLMTENGGIIPVELIAHTIDFNGKWHRAVAVRDLRSRKEAEAHINYLAQHDALTGLPNRRNFNARLDQLIAASMGGDETYLALFCLDLDRFKEVNDLFGHAAGDNILQRVSSAITKLLGKDEMLARLGGDEFAVIVPGLVTPTAASRLADKILEALQSENLNSPIGFLISTSIGIAIFPVDAGDRETLLNQADTALYQAKAEGRNTYRFFEAKMGAEARERRMIEHDLRNALPRNELRLVYQPQMRMDTGAVTGFEALMRWHNPRQGNIPPTIFIPIAEESGVILQLGEWALREACREAASWDKPLSVAVNVSAVQLYSHDFPQRVHHALLHTGLQPHRLELEITETALIKDTNRALTTLRQLKALGVRIAMDDFGTGYSSLSNVRAFPFDMIKIDRSFIKSVDKNEQAAAIVKAVLGLGRGLGMPVLAEGIETPDELEFLMGESCSAGQGFYLGMPSPMEDFRHLTSDDVEATAKKLMAL, encoded by the coding sequence ATGCTGACAGTATACAATTGTATCGTCAATGAGCATGATGTCAGACTTGTTTTTCTTGCGGCGGCTATCTGTATCTTTTCTTGCCTGACAGCGGTGGACCTTCTCAGGCATGCACGTTACTCAGCCCACCGCACAATTTGGCTTTGCGTTTCTGCCGCCTCCTGTGGTTTCGGCATCTGGGCCACGCACTTTATTGCCATGATGGCTTTTTCGCCGGGCCTGCCTAACGGCTATGACGGCTTGTTGACTGTCCTGTCATTGTTCATCGCCATTCTTGTAACCGGCTTTGGTTCGTTCATCGCGCTAACAGCCAAATGGAAAAATGCTGACCTTGCCGGTGGAGCCATTATCGGCACGGGCATTGCCGCGATGCATTTCACCGGCATGTCCGCCTTCGAAGTCGAAGGCAGGATCGTCTGGGACCCGATATTCGTTGCCGCAGCATTTGGCGTTGGTATTATCCTTGGTGCTTTTGCTATCCGCCTTGCGCTTTCGCAAGCCGAAGACAAGACCCGTCATGCGGCTGCCGCGTTACTGACCCTTGCAATCTGCGGTCACCATTTCATCGCCATGAGTGCTGTGTCCATCACGCCGGATTCTTCGATCTTCGTTCCCGAGAATGCCATTCCGGCCAATTTTGTGGCCGTAACGGTGGCATTGGTAAGCACATTTATTCTTATTGGCAGTTCCATCGCCCTGACCATCGACGTTCGCAATCGGCGATACAGACTTGAGTTGCGGCGCATGCACAAGCTGGTCAATGCAGCTGTTGAAGGACTGGTCATCTGCGACGGCGAGATCATTGTAACCGCCAATGAGAGCTTCTGTGCCCTCACCGACACTGATGATTCCAGACTCGCGGGCAGTTCCATCGCGGCCTTTCTGCCCGACGCCCGATTGCGTTCAAAACTTCTGAGCGATCAGAACGAGTTGATCGAAGCTGATCTTATGACGGAGAATGGCGGAATCATTCCGGTCGAACTGATCGCTCACACCATTGATTTCAATGGCAAATGGCACAGGGCTGTCGCAGTTCGCGATTTGCGGTCCCGCAAGGAGGCTGAAGCCCACATCAACTATCTGGCTCAACATGATGCGCTGACCGGCCTGCCCAACCGCCGCAATTTCAACGCCCGTCTGGATCAGCTGATTGCTGCTTCAATGGGCGGCGATGAAACCTATCTGGCGCTATTCTGCCTTGATCTCGATCGGTTCAAGGAGGTCAATGATCTCTTTGGTCATGCGGCCGGCGACAATATCCTGCAGCGTGTCTCAAGTGCCATCACCAAGCTGCTTGGCAAGGATGAAATGCTGGCGCGACTGGGTGGCGACGAATTTGCCGTTATCGTGCCGGGTCTCGTCACACCGACAGCCGCAAGCCGGTTAGCCGACAAGATTCTGGAAGCACTCCAGTCGGAAAACCTGAATTCACCCATTGGCTTCCTGATTTCAACCAGTATCGGCATTGCGATCTTTCCTGTCGATGCCGGAGACCGCGAGACATTGCTCAATCAGGCTGACACTGCTCTCTATCAGGCCAAGGCGGAGGGCCGGAATACCTATCGCTTCTTTGAAGCCAAGATGGGAGCGGAGGCAAGAGAACGCCGCATGATCGAACATGATCTGCGCAACGCTCTGCCGCGCAATGAACTTCGGCTGGTGTATCAACCGCAAATGCGGATGGATACGGGCGCCGTCACCGGTTTTGAAGCGCTGATGCGCTGGCACAATCCGCGTCAGGGCAATATCCCGCCGACGATCTTTATTCCAATCGCAGAAGAAAGCGGCGTGATCCTGCAGCTCGGCGAATGGGCCTTGCGTGAAGCATGCCGGGAAGCGGCAAGCTGGGACAAGCCATTATCCGTGGCGGTCAATGTTTCCGCGGTGCAGCTTTATAGCCATGATTTCCCGCAGCGTGTACACCACGCCTTGCTGCATACGGGTTTGCAGCCGCATCGCCTCGAACTTGAAATCACCGAGACTGCACTCATCAAGGATACAAACCGCGCCCTGACCACGCTGCGGCAGTTAAAGGCGTTGGGCGTGCGCATCGCCATGGACGATTTTGGTACCGGCTACTCGTCACTATCGAATGTCCGCGCCTTCCCGTTCGACATGATCAAGATTGATCGCTCCTTCATCAAATCCGTGGACAAAAACGAACAGGCCGCCGCCATCGTCAAGGCAGTGCTTGGTCTGGGCCGGGGTCTCGGCATGCCTGTCCTTGCGGAAGGTATTGAAACGCCGGATGAGCTGGAATTTTTGATGGGCGAATCATGCAGCGCGGGACAAGGCTTCTATCTGGGCATGCCGAGCCCGATGGAAGATTTTCGCCACCTCACCAGCGACGACGTAGAGGCGACAGCCAAGAAGCTCATGGCGCTTTGA
- the amaB gene encoding L-piperidine-6-carboxylate dehydrogenase produces the protein MTIAQDVKTLLGKLGVAEAAYTGGQMASYSPVTGEKIADIAVHSAGDTAKAIEQADAAFREWRLVPAPKRGELVRLFGEELRALKTELGRLVSIEAGKIPSEGLGEVQEMIDICDFAVGLSRQLYGLTIATERPGHRMMETWHPLGVVGVISAFNFPVAVWAWNTTLALVCGDAVVWKPSEKTPLTALACQAIFDRAVARFGDVPAGLTKTLMGDRTIGEALVDHPKVALVSATGSTRMGREVGPRLAKRFARSILELGGNNAGIVCPSADLDMALRAIAFGAMGTAGQRCTTLRRLFVHESVYDTLVPRLKKAYESVSVGSPIETSALVGPLIDKAAFDNMQKSVKEAVAHGGKVTGGARIDTAHPNAYYVRPALVEMPEQAGPVTEETFAPILYVMKYSDFDKAIADHNAVGAGLSSSIFTLDLQEAERFLSADGSDCGIANVNIGTSGAEIGGAFGGEKETGGGRESGSDAWKAYMRRATNTVNYSKALPLAQGVSFDID, from the coding sequence ATGACGATTGCTCAAGACGTAAAAACACTCCTCGGAAAGCTTGGCGTAGCAGAGGCTGCCTATACTGGCGGCCAGATGGCTTCCTACAGCCCTGTTACCGGCGAGAAGATCGCCGATATCGCCGTTCATTCGGCTGGTGACACCGCAAAAGCCATTGAACAGGCTGACGCTGCATTCCGTGAATGGCGCCTTGTTCCTGCGCCAAAGCGCGGTGAACTCGTTCGCCTGTTTGGTGAAGAATTGCGCGCCCTGAAGACAGAACTTGGACGCCTCGTCTCGATTGAAGCCGGCAAGATTCCATCCGAAGGCCTCGGCGAAGTGCAGGAAATGATCGATATCTGCGATTTCGCCGTTGGCCTTTCCCGTCAGCTTTACGGCCTGACGATTGCAACCGAGCGTCCGGGGCATCGCATGATGGAAACCTGGCATCCCCTCGGTGTCGTTGGCGTCATTTCCGCCTTCAACTTCCCCGTCGCCGTCTGGGCATGGAATACGACACTCGCTCTTGTTTGCGGCGATGCTGTTGTGTGGAAGCCATCGGAAAAGACACCGCTGACGGCCCTCGCCTGTCAGGCAATCTTTGACCGCGCCGTTGCCCGCTTTGGCGATGTGCCTGCTGGTCTGACCAAGACATTGATGGGCGACCGGACAATCGGCGAAGCTCTGGTGGATCATCCAAAAGTCGCGCTCGTTTCGGCAACCGGTTCGACCCGTATGGGCCGTGAAGTTGGTCCGCGCCTTGCAAAACGTTTTGCCCGCTCGATCCTTGAGCTTGGCGGCAACAATGCCGGTATTGTCTGCCCGTCCGCTGATCTCGACATGGCCCTGCGCGCCATTGCTTTTGGTGCCATGGGAACCGCCGGTCAGCGCTGCACCACCCTGCGCCGTCTCTTCGTGCATGAAAGCGTTTACGACACGCTCGTTCCACGCCTGAAGAAGGCCTATGAAAGCGTTTCCGTCGGTAGCCCGATCGAGACATCGGCACTGGTCGGCCCATTGATCGACAAGGCAGCCTTCGACAATATGCAGAAGTCCGTAAAAGAAGCTGTTGCCCATGGCGGCAAGGTAACTGGCGGTGCGCGGATCGATACGGCGCACCCGAATGCCTATTACGTTCGCCCGGCTCTTGTTGAAATGCCCGAGCAGGCCGGTCCCGTGACCGAAGAGACCTTTGCGCCCATCCTTTATGTGATGAAATATAGCGACTTCGACAAGGCGATTGCCGATCACAACGCTGTTGGTGCGGGCCTGTCCTCCTCCATTTTCACCCTCGACCTGCAGGAAGCTGAACGTTTCCTTAGCGCCGATGGCTCGGACTGCGGCATTGCCAATGTCAATATCGGCACATCAGGCGCTGAAATCGGCGGCGCATTTGGCGGCGAGAAGGAAACCGGCGGCGGGCGTGAATCCGGCTCGGATGCATGGAAGGCCTATATGCGCCGTGCAACCAACACGGTGAATTATTCCAAGGCACTGCCTTTGGCTCAGGGCGTTTCCTTCGACATCGATTGA
- a CDS encoding LysR family transcriptional regulator, with amino-acid sequence MKLSRRLIPDIDILQTFECAARHGSFTQAAKELNLTQSAVSRQMSELESQIGVLLFERIRQRVVLSDAGQKFLPEVRRLLGLTEETMLRAMAASQSASSLSIATLPTFGSRWLMPRLPDFLRLYPDMALSVASRSQPFDFEEEPFDLAIHYGQPVWAHATCTYLCSEMIVPVGSPELLAANPVATPVELANSAPLLHLSTRPKAWADWFESVQADGVSPYKGHRFEHFSMVIEAVLAGLGFALVPRYLIEHELASGRLQVLFDQPLMTENSYYLVVPDHKKENPMAQSFFGWIADQVSERQ; translated from the coding sequence ATGAAGTTAAGCCGCCGTCTGATCCCGGACATCGATATCCTGCAAACCTTCGAGTGCGCCGCCCGCCATGGCAGCTTCACGCAGGCCGCCAAGGAGCTGAACCTGACCCAGAGTGCGGTCAGCCGTCAGATGAGCGAACTGGAAAGCCAGATCGGCGTGCTGCTTTTTGAGCGTATCAGGCAAAGGGTAGTGCTGTCCGATGCCGGACAAAAGTTTCTGCCGGAGGTGCGCCGTCTCCTTGGGCTCACCGAAGAAACAATGCTGCGCGCAATGGCAGCGTCACAGTCAGCATCATCGCTGAGTATTGCGACCTTGCCGACATTCGGCAGCCGCTGGCTCATGCCACGCCTGCCGGATTTCCTGCGGCTCTATCCTGATATGGCGTTGAGCGTGGCTTCGCGTTCGCAGCCCTTTGATTTTGAAGAAGAACCGTTTGATCTGGCGATCCATTATGGCCAACCGGTCTGGGCTCATGCCACATGCACCTATCTGTGCAGTGAAATGATCGTCCCTGTCGGCAGCCCGGAGCTGTTGGCGGCCAATCCTGTGGCCACACCCGTGGAGCTTGCGAACTCGGCACCTCTTCTGCATCTGTCGACGCGGCCAAAAGCCTGGGCTGATTGGTTTGAGTCAGTACAGGCGGACGGGGTCAGCCCCTATAAGGGGCATCGTTTCGAGCATTTTTCCATGGTGATTGAAGCTGTGCTGGCCGGATTGGGATTTGCCCTCGTGCCGCGTTATCTGATTGAGCATGAGCTGGCATCTGGCCGTTTGCAGGTGTTGTTTGATCAGCCGTTGATGACGGAGAACAGCTATTATCTTGTGGTGCCAGACCACAAGAAAGAGAATCCCATGGCCCAAAGCTTCTTTGGCTGGATCGCGGATCAGGTCAGCGAACGGCAATAA
- a CDS encoding PAN domain-containing protein, which produces MRLCIGVGRLLAVLFVSVFLIGPSQATQQSFGPFSIDDSRPDVIALNGEIDVGTALNFRRVLQAAPNAKLLVLNSPGGMVQFALLIADDVHQRNLATFIPKGSSCYSACAYIFLAGNERQVDGELGVHQISSDSGDLVSAQYSISDIIDVLNRFNTPIEVLTVMFKTPPKDMHVFTQDEVARFHINRKREDPTTNPTVNVSNAPPSAIDSSNAAQIAPATLPPTAGSDAGRNDQALSKLSTIEEYARRPTRMAIYAGLDLFGDDISSVRTSDAAQCAKSCLSMNGQCKAFTFNANSSATRQPNCFLKASEGKADGNVVAISGKLLSSADPDPQQFSMGTIDPKLAIFKDVDLPGGDLSSRPFKKGGTAQQCRLACIAENRCIAFTYIQPKTECWLKGVFGTPIHGDGMITGLKKMQTFSPTSIISLE; this is translated from the coding sequence ATGCGTTTATGTATTGGAGTCGGCCGTCTGTTGGCGGTCCTGTTCGTTTCGGTTTTTTTGATTGGTCCTAGTCAAGCGACGCAGCAATCGTTCGGGCCGTTCTCAATTGATGATAGTCGTCCAGATGTCATTGCTCTAAATGGAGAAATTGACGTTGGAACAGCTCTCAATTTTCGCCGGGTTCTACAGGCTGCGCCCAACGCCAAGCTATTGGTTCTCAATAGCCCAGGTGGAATGGTGCAGTTCGCACTTCTAATTGCTGATGACGTTCATCAACGGAACCTAGCCACATTCATTCCCAAGGGGTCGAGTTGCTATTCGGCATGCGCATACATTTTTCTCGCTGGGAACGAGCGTCAAGTCGACGGCGAACTTGGGGTGCATCAAATTTCATCTGACTCCGGGGACCTTGTCAGTGCCCAATATTCGATTTCAGACATTATTGATGTGTTGAACCGTTTCAATACTCCAATTGAAGTGCTGACTGTCATGTTCAAGACGCCTCCCAAGGACATGCATGTTTTCACCCAAGACGAAGTGGCTCGATTTCACATCAACCGCAAGCGTGAAGACCCCACAACCAATCCCACTGTCAATGTGAGCAATGCCCCTCCATCGGCAATAGACTCTTCAAACGCAGCGCAAATAGCGCCAGCTACTTTGCCACCAACAGCCGGGAGCGACGCGGGGCGAAATGATCAGGCTTTGTCAAAGCTGTCTACTATTGAGGAATACGCGCGACGACCAACTCGAATGGCGATATACGCAGGACTTGACCTATTTGGAGATGACATCTCATCTGTGCGAACGAGTGATGCTGCGCAATGCGCTAAGAGCTGCCTTTCTATGAACGGCCAGTGCAAGGCATTTACATTTAACGCCAATTCGAGCGCCACTCGTCAGCCAAACTGTTTTCTCAAAGCAAGTGAAGGCAAAGCGGATGGCAACGTTGTCGCTATTTCCGGTAAGCTTCTCAGCAGCGCGGACCCTGATCCGCAGCAATTTTCAATGGGCACCATTGACCCTAAACTGGCTATTTTCAAAGATGTTGATTTACCCGGTGGTGATCTCTCGTCACGTCCCTTTAAAAAAGGCGGCACAGCACAGCAGTGTCGTTTAGCGTGTATAGCGGAAAACCGATGCATCGCCTTTACCTACATACAACCTAAAACCGAATGCTGGTTAAAGGGAGTATTTGGAACACCAATCCACGGGGATGGCATGATTACAGGCCTGAAAAAGATGCAGACATTCTCACCGACCTCAATCATCAGTCTAGAATAG
- a CDS encoding ABC transporter ATP-binding protein, translated as MSISDVIYRPFERLIRPLDIPYRPLPTKGPVTVLIHFISMFRGVLIALALSSMAVEAMNLAIVWGLSLIVDGVTTMGAAAFLHGEWPLLTFLGLLIFPGIPVASFLTNTLTSHTLSVGMPAAIQWQGHKAVEQQDLAFFHDLFAGQVASRLSQVASAVQQQIVAAFQSIPRFLLQMVGSLVLLSTLSWQLALPVLVWIVLNVALAVRLAPTFAERARRTAKQRSLVAGAITDLYSNMHMIKQFAAEDSEAGAIRRIIQKAIQTQHKEQRIYRTSELIVVVLNMALWLAIISIGFSGLINNFLSIGEFVAAVYILSRLSAHTFTFLQMGQQIFQAIGTIKDAMPVMTTPPTITNQSDATELTVSRGEIRFENVCFAYKSGKSVINELSLVIRPGEKVGLVGLSGAGKTTLVNLLLRFYDIRDGAILIDGQDIRTVTQVSLRRNIGVIAQDVALLHRSVGDNIRYGRPEATQDEIEQAANTARADAFIADLADGEGRMGYDAFVGDRGIKLSGGQRQRIAIARVLLKDAPILVLDEATSALDSEFEAAIQEKLNLVMDGKTVIAIAHRLSTIARMDRIVVIDQGRIVEEGRPDELIEQNGLFACLWKRQTGGFIPEEIS; from the coding sequence ATGTCGATTTCAGATGTGATCTACCGCCCGTTCGAAAGGCTGATCCGGCCGCTCGATATACCCTACCGGCCACTGCCCACCAAGGGACCCGTGACGGTTCTCATTCACTTCATTTCGATGTTCCGCGGCGTTCTGATCGCCTTGGCGCTTTCCTCCATGGCTGTCGAGGCCATGAATCTCGCGATTGTATGGGGGCTTTCACTCATCGTCGACGGCGTAACGACGATGGGCGCTGCCGCTTTCTTACATGGCGAATGGCCACTGCTCACTTTTCTCGGCCTCCTGATCTTTCCGGGGATTCCGGTCGCCTCGTTCCTTACGAACACACTCACCTCGCATACGCTAAGCGTCGGCATGCCTGCCGCCATCCAATGGCAGGGCCACAAGGCTGTGGAGCAGCAGGATCTTGCTTTTTTTCATGATCTCTTTGCAGGACAGGTAGCCTCGCGGTTGTCGCAGGTGGCGTCTGCCGTGCAGCAGCAAATCGTTGCTGCATTCCAGTCCATCCCGCGCTTCCTTCTGCAGATGGTTGGCTCCCTCGTTCTGCTCAGCACGTTGTCCTGGCAACTCGCTTTGCCAGTCCTCGTGTGGATCGTGCTCAATGTCGCACTTGCCGTCAGGCTGGCACCGACCTTTGCGGAGCGGGCCCGCCGCACCGCCAAGCAGCGCAGCCTCGTCGCCGGCGCCATCACTGATCTTTACAGCAACATGCATATGATCAAACAGTTCGCGGCAGAGGACAGTGAAGCAGGCGCCATCCGTCGCATCATTCAGAAGGCCATTCAGACGCAGCACAAGGAGCAACGCATCTACCGGACGTCGGAACTGATCGTCGTGGTGCTCAACATGGCGCTCTGGCTAGCGATAATCTCGATCGGTTTCTCGGGCCTCATCAATAACTTCCTCAGCATCGGGGAGTTCGTCGCGGCAGTCTACATCCTCAGTCGGCTGTCCGCGCACACCTTCACCTTTTTGCAGATGGGTCAGCAGATATTTCAGGCGATAGGCACCATCAAAGACGCTATGCCGGTCATGACGACTCCGCCCACCATCACCAATCAGTCAGACGCGACCGAACTAACGGTAAGCCGTGGAGAGATCCGTTTCGAAAATGTTTGCTTCGCTTATAAGTCTGGGAAGTCGGTGATAAACGAGCTGTCACTAGTAATCCGGCCTGGCGAGAAGGTAGGCTTGGTTGGCCTCTCGGGAGCTGGGAAGACCACTCTGGTCAACCTACTTCTGCGCTTCTACGACATACGAGACGGTGCGATATTGATTGATGGTCAGGACATACGCACGGTCACGCAAGTAAGCCTTCGTCGCAACATAGGGGTTATCGCGCAGGATGTTGCGCTGCTGCACCGTTCTGTTGGCGACAACATTCGTTACGGGCGACCGGAGGCAACGCAGGACGAGATCGAACAAGCGGCGAATACAGCAAGAGCTGATGCATTCATTGCCGATCTCGCGGACGGCGAAGGCCGCATGGGTTATGATGCTTTCGTAGGGGATCGCGGCATCAAGCTCTCGGGCGGTCAGCGCCAACGTATTGCTATCGCCCGCGTGTTATTGAAGGACGCTCCAATCTTGGTGCTGGACGAAGCGACATCCGCCCTAGACAGTGAATTCGAGGCGGCCATCCAAGAAAAACTCAATTTGGTGATGGACGGAAAGACAGTGATTGCCATCGCCCATCGCCTTTCAACCATTGCCCGGATGGATCGTATAGTCGTAATCGATCAAGGGCGCATTGTAGAAGAAGGCAGGCCGGACGAACTGATCGAACAGAATGGCCTGTTCGCTTGTCTGTGGAAACGCCAGACCGGCGGCTTTATTCCAGAAGAAATCAGTTAA
- the hglS gene encoding 2-oxoadipate dioxygenase/decarboxylase HglS: MKSGTFTSTDVIRASFSAAMSSMYRTEVPAYGTLMSLVAEVNSKTLAASPDLKDQLQETDTLDRISEERHGAIRVGTPEELSMLRRVFAVMGMYPVGYYDLSEAGVPVHSTAFRPVGDAALKINPFRVFTSLLRLNLIGDATLRKKARAVLAARQIFTDKAIALVEKAEAQGGLDAKDAETFVSEILETFRWHDRASVSGTLYQRLHDAHRLIADVVSFKGPHINHLTPRTLDIDAVQDLMPEHGISPKAVIEGPPTRACPILLRQTSFKALEENVSFQNADGTWETGSHTARFGEIEQRGIALTPKGRALYDKLLNDTRKIIRPAADGSNAKAYIAALSDRFKTFPDNWADIRRDGLGYFRYSVVESFTGRVTSRDASDIQALIALGAVRFDPIVYEDFLPVSAAGIFQSNLGDEASQKFVASPSQREFENDLGTAVLDEFAHYAGLEQSSIEQCLQALRPAALAS, from the coding sequence ATGAAATCAGGCACGTTTACGTCAACTGACGTGATCAGGGCGTCCTTTTCGGCCGCCATGTCATCCATGTACCGGACTGAGGTTCCAGCCTATGGCACGCTGATGTCACTGGTCGCCGAAGTGAACAGCAAAACGCTCGCAGCATCACCAGACCTGAAGGATCAGCTGCAGGAAACCGATACGCTCGACCGTATCTCAGAAGAACGCCATGGCGCGATCCGCGTCGGCACTCCGGAAGAACTCTCCATGCTGCGCCGGGTCTTTGCCGTGATGGGCATGTATCCCGTTGGCTATTATGATTTGAGCGAAGCTGGTGTTCCCGTTCATTCCACCGCTTTCCGTCCCGTGGGCGATGCGGCACTGAAGATCAATCCGTTCCGGGTTTTCACATCCCTGCTGCGCCTCAACCTTATCGGCGATGCCACCTTGCGCAAAAAGGCGCGCGCTGTGCTTGCCGCTCGCCAGATTTTCACTGACAAGGCGATCGCTCTTGTCGAGAAGGCGGAAGCGCAGGGTGGCCTTGATGCCAAGGATGCCGAAACTTTCGTGAGTGAGATTCTCGAAACATTCCGCTGGCATGACCGGGCAAGCGTCAGTGGGACGCTTTATCAGCGCCTGCACGATGCCCACCGGTTGATCGCCGATGTGGTTTCCTTCAAGGGACCGCACATCAACCACCTGACACCGCGCACGCTCGATATTGATGCGGTACAGGACCTGATGCCCGAACATGGCATTTCGCCCAAGGCCGTCATCGAAGGCCCGCCCACCCGCGCCTGCCCCATTCTTTTGCGTCAGACATCCTTCAAGGCGCTGGAAGAAAATGTGTCTTTCCAGAATGCCGATGGCACATGGGAAACCGGCTCGCATACGGCACGCTTCGGTGAAATCGAGCAACGTGGTATTGCACTGACGCCAAAAGGCCGGGCACTCTATGACAAGCTGCTGAACGATACCCGCAAGATCATTCGTCCGGCTGCCGACGGCTCCAATGCAAAAGCCTATATCGCCGCCCTGTCCGACAGGTTCAAAACATTCCCTGATAATTGGGCTGATATTCGCCGCGATGGTCTCGGCTATTTCCGCTATTCCGTGGTCGAGAGTTTCACCGGTCGCGTGACCTCACGTGATGCGTCGGATATTCAAGCGTTGATCGCGCTTGGAGCCGTACGGTTCGACCCCATCGTCTACGAGGATTTTCTCCCCGTCAGCGCGGCAGGTATTTTCCAGTCGAACCTTGGTGATGAAGCCAGCCAGAAATTTGTCGCCAGCCCCAGCCAGCGCGAGTTTGAAAATGATCTCGGCACTGCTGTTCTTGACGAGTTTGCACATTATGCCGGGCTTGAACAAAGCTCCATCGAACAATGCCTGCAAGCACTGCGCCCCGCAGCACTTGCAAGTTGA